The genomic stretch CCAGGCCGCGACGGCCTCTGGCTTGGGTTCGGCGCGGGTGATGCCGTTGGCCTGAAGATGGCGCAGCATCGCCGTCACCCAATCCACGTTGAACTCGATGGAGCGCGGGATATTGCCCAGCGCTGTGTGCGGGCCGAGCAGCGTGAACAGGTTCGGGAACCCCTCCTGCAGCATGCCGACAAGCGACGTCGCGCCGTGTTCCCACTTCTCTTTCAGGCTGATACCGCCCGCGCCGAGGAAGTCGATGCGGTCGAAGGCGCCGCGCAGCGCGTCGAAGCCGGTGGCGTAGACGATGATGTCGACGTCGTATTCCGCGTCGGATGTCTTGATCCCGGTCGGGGTGATGCGTTCGATCGGCGTCGCGCGGCTGTCCACCAGCAGGACGTTGGGCTGGTTGTAGACCTCGTAGTAGCGCGTCTCGAGCGGGACGCGGCGCGTGCCGAAACCGTGGGTCTTCGGGATCAGCATCTCCGCCACGCGCTGGTCCTTCACGCGGCCGCGGATCTTGTTCGCGATGAATTCCGAGACGACCTCATTCGCCGCGCGGTTGGTCAGCAGATCCTTGAAGTTGCCGACCCAGATGCCGAAGCCGCGTTCGGAGTACAGCTTCTCCAGGAAGGCCTCTCGCTCCTCAGGCGTCACGTCGAAGGTGTTGCGCGGGTCGGCGGTGTGCAGGAAGCAGGCGAAGGTCTCCCGGCAGCGCGCGAAGATCTCGTCGTAGCGGTTGCGGATCTCGGCCATGTCCTCCGGCGAGATCGTCCCGTTGTGCAGCGGCGCGCACCAGTTCGGCGTGCGCTGGAAGACCGTGAGCTGCGCGGCGGTCTTCGCCACTTCCTGGATGGTCTGCACGCCAGACGCACCGGTGCCGATCACCGCCACGCGCTTGCCAGCGAAATCCACCGGCTCCTTGGGCCAGAGGCCCGTATGGAAGGACTGCCCCTCGAATTCGTCCATGCCGGGAAAGGCCGGCATGGTGGGCGATGACAGCGCGCCGATCGCGGTGATGAGGAAGCGGCTGGCGAAGCGGGTGCCGTCCTCCAGCGCCACGCTCCAGCTGCGCGACGCCTCATCCCAGCGCGCCGCCGTCACGCGCGAGCTGAAGCGGATGTCGCGCCGCAGGTCGTACTTGTCCGCCACGCGGTTCAGGTAGCGTTCGGTCTCGGGCTGCGGCGCGAAATGCTCCGTCCAGTCCCACTCCGCCA from Roseomonas fluvialis encodes the following:
- a CDS encoding flavin-containing monooxygenase, encoding MTASPVGQPADVTGMFDAIVIGAGMSGLYQLIRLRELGMRALVLEAGTGVGGTWYWNRYPGCRFDSESYSYGYSFDKELLAEWDWTEHFAPQPETERYLNRVADKYDLRRDIRFSSRVTAARWDEASRSWSVALEDGTRFASRFLITAIGALSSPTMPAFPGMDEFEGQSFHTGLWPKEPVDFAGKRVAVIGTGASGVQTIQEVAKTAAQLTVFQRTPNWCAPLHNGTISPEDMAEIRNRYDEIFARCRETFACFLHTADPRNTFDVTPEEREAFLEKLYSERGFGIWVGNFKDLLTNRAANEVVSEFIANKIRGRVKDQRVAEMLIPKTHGFGTRRVPLETRYYEVYNQPNVLLVDSRATPIERITPTGIKTSDAEYDVDIIVYATGFDALRGAFDRIDFLGAGGISLKEKWEHGATSLVGMLQEGFPNLFTLLGPHTALGNIPRSIEFNVDWVTAMLRHLQANGITRAEPKPEAVAAWMDHVAEVARGLLSMEVDSWMTGVNSNVAGKQVRHVARYTGSAPTYRAWADDIARQGYAGVALD